A DNA window from Drosophila pseudoobscura strain MV-25-SWS-2005 chromosome 2, UCI_Dpse_MV25, whole genome shotgun sequence contains the following coding sequences:
- the LOC4802426 gene encoding phosphatidylinositol 4-kinase type 2-alpha-like isoform X1 has translation MSHALDKADPPLLQLEDEEDLIGDFVKDQSVAPLLNGFASSTNNVTQLTTKVEINTIGVGKRKSKKKVKKEREPMLLSVDDDDNAEDEDDVKGAGDAAVPVHQKPQLDQLLILSDDINTDGGDDDDDDEVEVLLSRNPSGNVASAALRNGTVNGRAKFKNHSEESSESRSSSATPQPQVISHIATTKATASAPSSPLKSATHIAIGRHPHDEADDICLVPEIDFEGMSTDAGSDNRESQPLLGGGSASHGSRISDLLGGLGRGHDHVDFISNTFGDDPIFSEIVAQAEVAIDQGVLPERIYQGSSGSYFVKDPEHQCLAVFKPKDEEPYGRLNPKWTKWMHKLCCPCCFGRACLIPNQGYLSEAGASLVDRKLNLNVVPKTRVVRLVAESFNYARLDRQKAKLKKRIKEHYPSAHFNRMSLPLKTGSFQLFVEGYKDADYWLRRFESERIAPGVAKSFQLEFERLVVLDYIIRNTDRGNDNWLIKYQAPRVRTQIGGTGGKMMGVVLPKMPEAVGQQIVDLNESPPDNLLRSAAGTDPQSPKENGQTDVTSLASSEEELPTTSTKNISPTSENNWNMVDTAFIKIAAIDNGLAFPFKHPDSWRAYPYHWAWLPQAKIPFSEEIKEHVLPQLSDMNFVEEICTELLYLFQQDRGFDKRLFERQMSVMRGQILNLTQALRDGKSPVQLVQMPAVIVERSSGSRFFSFTQRFQNKSPFFSWC, from the exons ATGAGCCATGCACTGGATAAGGCGGAtccgccgctgctgcagctcgaggatgaggaggatcTCATCGGAGACTTTGTCAAGGACCAATCCGTAGCCCCACTCCTCAATGGTTTCGCCTCCAGCACAAACAATGTTACCCAGTTGACCACAAAAGTTGAG ATTAACACAATTGGAGTTGGGAAGCGAAAATCCAAGAAGAAGGTGAAGAAGGAACGTGAGCCGATGCTTCTGTCAgtagacgacgacgacaacgctgaagatgaagatgatgtGAAAGGCGCTGGGGATGCGGCGGTGCCGGTCCATCAGAAACCGCAGCTGGATCAGTTGCTTATCTTGAGCGACGACATCAACACAGATGGcggcgacgatgacgacgacgacgaagtgGAAGTTCTACTCAGCCGAAACCCGTCGGGCAACGTTGCGAGCGCCGCCCTGCGCAATGGCACCGTCAACGGTAGAGCAAAATTCAAAAATCACTCTGAGGAGAGCAGTGAGAGCCGGAGCTCTAGTGCcacgccacagccacaggtgATTAGTCACattgcaacaacaaaggcgacagcatcagcaccaTCCTCTCCTCTGAAATCTGCAACGCACATTGCCATTGGACGTCACCCGCACGACGAGGCCGACGATATTTGCCTGGTGCCAGAAATCGACTTTGAGGGCATGTCCACGGACGCGGGAAGCGATAATCGGGAATCCCAGCCACTACTCGGAGGCGGCAGTGCCAGTCACGGAAGTCGCATTAGTGATCTGCTAGGAGGCCTGGGCCGTGGACACGATCATGTTGACTTTATATCGAATACATTTGGAG ATGATCCTATTTTCTCGGAGATTGTGGCCCAGGCAGAGGTGGCCATCGATCAGGGTGTGCTGCCCGAGCGCATTTATCAGGGCAGCAGTGGTTCCTATTTCGTGAAGGATCCCGAACAT CAATGCCTGGCTGTGTTCAAGCCAAAGGATGAGGAACCCTATGGCCGACTGAATCCAAAATGGACCAAATGGATGCACAAGCTCTGCTGTCCCTGCTGCTTTGGACGTGCCTGCCTGATACCAAATCAGGG CTATCTATCGGAGGCCGGAGCCAGTCTAGTGGATCGAAAACTCAATCTGAATGTGGTGCCAAAGACGCGTGTGGTTCGTCTGGTCGCCGAAAGCTTCAACTATGCCCGCCTCGATAGACAGAAGGCCAAGCTGAAGAAGCGTATTAAGGAGCACTATCCGTCGGCCCACTTCAATCGAATGAGTCTGCCCCTGAAG ACTGGCTCCTTTCAACTGTTTGTGGAGGGCTACAAGGACGCAGACTATTGGCTGCGACGATTCGAGAGCGAACGGATAGCACCGGGCGTAGCCAAATCGTTTCAGTTGGAGTTTGAGCGACTTGTCGTCCTGGACTACATCATACGCAACACGGATCGTGGCAACGACAATTGGCTGATCAAGTACCAGGCCCCCAGGGTTAGGACCCAGATAGGCGGCACTGGGGGCAAGATGATGGGCGTTGTTCTACCAAAAATGCCCGAAGCAGTGGGCCAGCAAATTGTCGATCTAAATGAATCGCCACCCGATAACCTGTTGCGCTCGGCTGCGGGCACggatccccaatccccaaaaGAGAATGGCCAGACAGACGTTACCAGTTTGGCCAGCAGCGAGGAGGAGCTACCCACCACGAGTACCAAGAATATATCCCCCACATCGGAGAATAACTGGAATATGGTGGACACGGCCTTTATCAAAATCGCAGCCATTGACAATGGCCTGGCCTTTCCCTTCAAGCATCCCGATTCATGGCGCGCCTATCCCTACCACTGGGCCTGGCTGCCTCAGGCCAAGATACCCTTCAGCGAGGAGATCAAGGAACATGTTCTGCCGCAACTGTCGGACATGAATTTCGTGGAGGAAATCTGCACAGAGCTGCTGTATCTGTTCCAGCAGGATCGGGGATTTGATAAGCGGCTGTTCGAGCGTCAGATGTCTGTGATGCGTGGCCAGATATTGAACTTGACCCAGGCACTGAGGGATGGCAAATCCCCCGTGCAGCTGGTCCAGATGCCAGCCGTGATTGTGGAGCG ATCCAGCGGCAGTCGGTTCTTTTCGTTTACGCAGCGCTTCCAGAACAAGAGTCCCTTCTTCTCCTGGTG TTAA
- the LOC4802426 gene encoding phosphatidylinositol 4-kinase type 2-alpha-like isoform X4, which yields MLTLYRIHLEQCLAVFKPKDEEPYGRLNPKWTKWMHKLCCPCCFGRACLIPNQGYLSEAGASLVDRKLNLNVVPKTRVVRLVAESFNYARLDRQKAKLKKRIKEHYPSAHFNRMSLPLKTGSFQLFVEGYKDADYWLRRFESERIAPGVAKSFQLEFERLVVLDYIIRNTDRGNDNWLIKYQAPRVRTQIGGTGGKMMGVVLPKMPEAVGQQIVDLNESPPDNLLRSAAGTDPQSPKENGQTDVTSLASSEEELPTTSTKNISPTSENNWNMVDTAFIKIAAIDNGLAFPFKHPDSWRAYPYHWAWLPQAKIPFSEEIKEHVLPQLSDMNFVEEICTELLYLFQQDRGFDKRLFERQMSVMRGQILNLTQALRDGKSPVQLVQMPAVIVERSSGSRFFSFTQRFQNKSPFFSWC from the exons ATGTTGACTTTATATCGAATACATTTGGAG CAATGCCTGGCTGTGTTCAAGCCAAAGGATGAGGAACCCTATGGCCGACTGAATCCAAAATGGACCAAATGGATGCACAAGCTCTGCTGTCCCTGCTGCTTTGGACGTGCCTGCCTGATACCAAATCAGGG CTATCTATCGGAGGCCGGAGCCAGTCTAGTGGATCGAAAACTCAATCTGAATGTGGTGCCAAAGACGCGTGTGGTTCGTCTGGTCGCCGAAAGCTTCAACTATGCCCGCCTCGATAGACAGAAGGCCAAGCTGAAGAAGCGTATTAAGGAGCACTATCCGTCGGCCCACTTCAATCGAATGAGTCTGCCCCTGAAG ACTGGCTCCTTTCAACTGTTTGTGGAGGGCTACAAGGACGCAGACTATTGGCTGCGACGATTCGAGAGCGAACGGATAGCACCGGGCGTAGCCAAATCGTTTCAGTTGGAGTTTGAGCGACTTGTCGTCCTGGACTACATCATACGCAACACGGATCGTGGCAACGACAATTGGCTGATCAAGTACCAGGCCCCCAGGGTTAGGACCCAGATAGGCGGCACTGGGGGCAAGATGATGGGCGTTGTTCTACCAAAAATGCCCGAAGCAGTGGGCCAGCAAATTGTCGATCTAAATGAATCGCCACCCGATAACCTGTTGCGCTCGGCTGCGGGCACggatccccaatccccaaaaGAGAATGGCCAGACAGACGTTACCAGTTTGGCCAGCAGCGAGGAGGAGCTACCCACCACGAGTACCAAGAATATATCCCCCACATCGGAGAATAACTGGAATATGGTGGACACGGCCTTTATCAAAATCGCAGCCATTGACAATGGCCTGGCCTTTCCCTTCAAGCATCCCGATTCATGGCGCGCCTATCCCTACCACTGGGCCTGGCTGCCTCAGGCCAAGATACCCTTCAGCGAGGAGATCAAGGAACATGTTCTGCCGCAACTGTCGGACATGAATTTCGTGGAGGAAATCTGCACAGAGCTGCTGTATCTGTTCCAGCAGGATCGGGGATTTGATAAGCGGCTGTTCGAGCGTCAGATGTCTGTGATGCGTGGCCAGATATTGAACTTGACCCAGGCACTGAGGGATGGCAAATCCCCCGTGCAGCTGGTCCAGATGCCAGCCGTGATTGTGGAGCG ATCCAGCGGCAGTCGGTTCTTTTCGTTTACGCAGCGCTTCCAGAACAAGAGTCCCTTCTTCTCCTGGTG TTAA
- the LOC4802426 gene encoding phosphatidylinositol 4-kinase type 2-alpha-like isoform X2, producing MKNDDQKEPPDPDGHRQSALSDEQPSTSKAALAKYDSTRPSVDSKSLSYVCMCSEVQKCHAPEKDFLESPSDAEGEPPFIINAPSMVAGSNDTVTVRIARPRCQCANCPLKNMYDPIFSEIVAQAEVAIDQGVLPERIYQGSSGSYFVKDPEHQCLAVFKPKDEEPYGRLNPKWTKWMHKLCCPCCFGRACLIPNQGYLSEAGASLVDRKLNLNVVPKTRVVRLVAESFNYARLDRQKAKLKKRIKEHYPSAHFNRMSLPLKTGSFQLFVEGYKDADYWLRRFESERIAPGVAKSFQLEFERLVVLDYIIRNTDRGNDNWLIKYQAPRVRTQIGGTGGKMMGVVLPKMPEAVGQQIVDLNESPPDNLLRSAAGTDPQSPKENGQTDVTSLASSEEELPTTSTKNISPTSENNWNMVDTAFIKIAAIDNGLAFPFKHPDSWRAYPYHWAWLPQAKIPFSEEIKEHVLPQLSDMNFVEEICTELLYLFQQDRGFDKRLFERQMSVMRGQILNLTQALRDGKSPVQLVQMPAVIVERSSGSRFFSFTQRFQNKSPFFSWC from the exons ATGAAAAACGATGATCAGAAGGAACCCCCTGATCCCGATGGTCATCGCCAGAGTGCACTGAGTGATGAACAGCCGTCGACGAGCAAGGCAGCTCTGGCCAAATACGACAGTACGCGGCCATCGGTGGACTCCAAGTCCCTGAGCTATGTCTGCATGTGCTCTGAGGTCCAGAAGTGCCATGCGCCAGAGAAGGACTTTCTTGAGTCGCCCTCGGACGCAGAGGGGGAGCCGCCATTCATAATAAACGCCCCTTCGATGGTAGCCGGCTCCAATGACACAGTCACCGTTCGTATAGCACGCCCCCGCTGCCAGTGCGCCAATTGCCCGCTGAAGAACATGT ATGATCCTATTTTCTCGGAGATTGTGGCCCAGGCAGAGGTGGCCATCGATCAGGGTGTGCTGCCCGAGCGCATTTATCAGGGCAGCAGTGGTTCCTATTTCGTGAAGGATCCCGAACAT CAATGCCTGGCTGTGTTCAAGCCAAAGGATGAGGAACCCTATGGCCGACTGAATCCAAAATGGACCAAATGGATGCACAAGCTCTGCTGTCCCTGCTGCTTTGGACGTGCCTGCCTGATACCAAATCAGGG CTATCTATCGGAGGCCGGAGCCAGTCTAGTGGATCGAAAACTCAATCTGAATGTGGTGCCAAAGACGCGTGTGGTTCGTCTGGTCGCCGAAAGCTTCAACTATGCCCGCCTCGATAGACAGAAGGCCAAGCTGAAGAAGCGTATTAAGGAGCACTATCCGTCGGCCCACTTCAATCGAATGAGTCTGCCCCTGAAG ACTGGCTCCTTTCAACTGTTTGTGGAGGGCTACAAGGACGCAGACTATTGGCTGCGACGATTCGAGAGCGAACGGATAGCACCGGGCGTAGCCAAATCGTTTCAGTTGGAGTTTGAGCGACTTGTCGTCCTGGACTACATCATACGCAACACGGATCGTGGCAACGACAATTGGCTGATCAAGTACCAGGCCCCCAGGGTTAGGACCCAGATAGGCGGCACTGGGGGCAAGATGATGGGCGTTGTTCTACCAAAAATGCCCGAAGCAGTGGGCCAGCAAATTGTCGATCTAAATGAATCGCCACCCGATAACCTGTTGCGCTCGGCTGCGGGCACggatccccaatccccaaaaGAGAATGGCCAGACAGACGTTACCAGTTTGGCCAGCAGCGAGGAGGAGCTACCCACCACGAGTACCAAGAATATATCCCCCACATCGGAGAATAACTGGAATATGGTGGACACGGCCTTTATCAAAATCGCAGCCATTGACAATGGCCTGGCCTTTCCCTTCAAGCATCCCGATTCATGGCGCGCCTATCCCTACCACTGGGCCTGGCTGCCTCAGGCCAAGATACCCTTCAGCGAGGAGATCAAGGAACATGTTCTGCCGCAACTGTCGGACATGAATTTCGTGGAGGAAATCTGCACAGAGCTGCTGTATCTGTTCCAGCAGGATCGGGGATTTGATAAGCGGCTGTTCGAGCGTCAGATGTCTGTGATGCGTGGCCAGATATTGAACTTGACCCAGGCACTGAGGGATGGCAAATCCCCCGTGCAGCTGGTCCAGATGCCAGCCGTGATTGTGGAGCG ATCCAGCGGCAGTCGGTTCTTTTCGTTTACGCAGCGCTTCCAGAACAAGAGTCCCTTCTTCTCCTGGTG TTAA
- the LOC4802426 gene encoding phosphatidylinositol 4-kinase type 2-alpha-like isoform X3 — protein sequence MRVFVLRTNFINDPIFSEIVAQAEVAIDQGVLPERIYQGSSGSYFVKDPEHQCLAVFKPKDEEPYGRLNPKWTKWMHKLCCPCCFGRACLIPNQGYLSEAGASLVDRKLNLNVVPKTRVVRLVAESFNYARLDRQKAKLKKRIKEHYPSAHFNRMSLPLKTGSFQLFVEGYKDADYWLRRFESERIAPGVAKSFQLEFERLVVLDYIIRNTDRGNDNWLIKYQAPRVRTQIGGTGGKMMGVVLPKMPEAVGQQIVDLNESPPDNLLRSAAGTDPQSPKENGQTDVTSLASSEEELPTTSTKNISPTSENNWNMVDTAFIKIAAIDNGLAFPFKHPDSWRAYPYHWAWLPQAKIPFSEEIKEHVLPQLSDMNFVEEICTELLYLFQQDRGFDKRLFERQMSVMRGQILNLTQALRDGKSPVQLVQMPAVIVERSSGSRFFSFTQRFQNKSPFFSWC from the exons ATGCGAGTCTTCGTACTTCGCACAAATTTCATTA ATGATCCTATTTTCTCGGAGATTGTGGCCCAGGCAGAGGTGGCCATCGATCAGGGTGTGCTGCCCGAGCGCATTTATCAGGGCAGCAGTGGTTCCTATTTCGTGAAGGATCCCGAACAT CAATGCCTGGCTGTGTTCAAGCCAAAGGATGAGGAACCCTATGGCCGACTGAATCCAAAATGGACCAAATGGATGCACAAGCTCTGCTGTCCCTGCTGCTTTGGACGTGCCTGCCTGATACCAAATCAGGG CTATCTATCGGAGGCCGGAGCCAGTCTAGTGGATCGAAAACTCAATCTGAATGTGGTGCCAAAGACGCGTGTGGTTCGTCTGGTCGCCGAAAGCTTCAACTATGCCCGCCTCGATAGACAGAAGGCCAAGCTGAAGAAGCGTATTAAGGAGCACTATCCGTCGGCCCACTTCAATCGAATGAGTCTGCCCCTGAAG ACTGGCTCCTTTCAACTGTTTGTGGAGGGCTACAAGGACGCAGACTATTGGCTGCGACGATTCGAGAGCGAACGGATAGCACCGGGCGTAGCCAAATCGTTTCAGTTGGAGTTTGAGCGACTTGTCGTCCTGGACTACATCATACGCAACACGGATCGTGGCAACGACAATTGGCTGATCAAGTACCAGGCCCCCAGGGTTAGGACCCAGATAGGCGGCACTGGGGGCAAGATGATGGGCGTTGTTCTACCAAAAATGCCCGAAGCAGTGGGCCAGCAAATTGTCGATCTAAATGAATCGCCACCCGATAACCTGTTGCGCTCGGCTGCGGGCACggatccccaatccccaaaaGAGAATGGCCAGACAGACGTTACCAGTTTGGCCAGCAGCGAGGAGGAGCTACCCACCACGAGTACCAAGAATATATCCCCCACATCGGAGAATAACTGGAATATGGTGGACACGGCCTTTATCAAAATCGCAGCCATTGACAATGGCCTGGCCTTTCCCTTCAAGCATCCCGATTCATGGCGCGCCTATCCCTACCACTGGGCCTGGCTGCCTCAGGCCAAGATACCCTTCAGCGAGGAGATCAAGGAACATGTTCTGCCGCAACTGTCGGACATGAATTTCGTGGAGGAAATCTGCACAGAGCTGCTGTATCTGTTCCAGCAGGATCGGGGATTTGATAAGCGGCTGTTCGAGCGTCAGATGTCTGTGATGCGTGGCCAGATATTGAACTTGACCCAGGCACTGAGGGATGGCAAATCCCCCGTGCAGCTGGTCCAGATGCCAGCCGTGATTGTGGAGCG ATCCAGCGGCAGTCGGTTCTTTTCGTTTACGCAGCGCTTCCAGAACAAGAGTCCCTTCTTCTCCTGGTG TTAA